Proteins encoded within one genomic window of Cucumis sativus cultivar 9930 chromosome 3, Cucumber_9930_V3, whole genome shotgun sequence:
- the LOC101215265 gene encoding uncharacterized protein LOC101215265, whose product MGSVSLKIGDGTARFKRATLCSSALNILMLISVVTTNLFALYAFTYSPKDREIHTLNRTHKNISLISEQVSLILREIDVSQKKLAQMEKEILGYESIDLSRSNVANELKLFLQRHPLPLGKDSKSGITEMVASVGHSCEKSMDLLSQYMNYKVSGPCPDDWSLAQKLILRGCEPLPRRRCLAKSVPKVGLQPFPISLWKPVSDKIVMWSGLGCKNFQCLNSKKLGRDCVGCFDLINGFENQRFVKARGKNDFPIDDVLALTSGGIRIGFDIGGGSGTFAARMAEKNVTVITSTLNIDAPFSEFIAARGLFPLFLSLDHRFPFYDNVFDLVHASNGLDIGGKPEKLEFLMFDIDRILRAGGLLWLDNFYCANDEKKKALTRLIERFGFKKLKWVIGEKSESGKSEVYLSAVLQKPVRV is encoded by the coding sequence ATGGGTTCCGTTTCTTTGAAAATTGGAGATGGAACAGCAAGATTCAAGAGGGCAACTCTGTGTTCTTCAGCTCTCAACATTCTCATGCTCATTTCTGTGGTCACTACCAATCTTTTCGCATTATATGCCTTCACTTACTCTCCCAAAGATCGCGAAATCCATACGCTTAATCGAACACACAAGAACATTTCATTGATATCGGAGCAGGTTTCTTTAATTCTTAGAGAGATTGATGTTTCTCAGAAGAAGCTTGCTCAGATGGAGAAGGAAATTCTTGGATATGAGAGCATCGATCTCTCCAGATCTAATGTTGCAAATGAGCTCAAACTCTTTCTACAGCGTCATCCTCTTCCTCTTGGTAAGGATTCTAAAAGTGGAATCACTGAAATGGTCGCATCTGTGGGGCATTCATGTGAGAAATCTATGGATCTTTTGTCGCAGTATATGAACTACAAGGTTTCTGGACCTTGTCCTGACGATTGGAGCCTTGCTCAGAAGCTGATTCTTCGTGGATGCGAGCCATTGCCGAGGCGCAGGTGTTTGGCTAAATCTGTGCCGAAGGTAGGTTTACAACCTTTCCCTATATCTCTGTGGAAACCTGTTAGTGATAAGATTGTTATGTGGAGTGGACTTGGATGTAAGAATTTCCAGTGTTTGAATAGTAAGAAATTAGGGAGAGATTGTGTTGGTTgctttgatttgattaatgGGTTTGAGAATCAGAGATTTGTTAAGGCTAGAGGGAAGAATGATTTTCCAATTGATGATGTTTTAGCTTTGACTAGCGGTGGAATCAGGATAGGTTTCGATATTGGTGGAGGGTCTGGAACTTTTGCTGCTAGAATGGCTGAGAAAAATGTTACTGTCATAACCTCTACTCTGAATATTGATGCTCCATTCAGTGAGTTCATTGCTGCAAGAGGGTTGTTTCCTCTCTTCTTGAGTTTAGATCATAGATTCCCTTTCTATGACAATGTTTTTGATTTGGTTCATGCTTCAAATGGTTTGGATATTGGTGGAAAGCCTGAAAAACTAGAGTTCCTTATGTTTGATATCGATCGGATTTTAAGAGCAGGTGGATTGCTTTGGCTGGATAACTTCTATTGTGCTAatgatgagaagaaaaaagcttTAACTCGCTTGATTGAGCGATTTGGATTCAAAAAACTGAAGTGGGTCATTGGGGAGAAATCTGAATCAGGCAAATCAGAGGTTTATCTGTCTGCTGTTTTACAGAAGCCTGTAAGAgtatga